Part of the Streptococcaceae bacterium ESL0687 genome is shown below.
TTAGCATACCTGGTAAAACTATTTTCTTTTTTCACAACTACTAATCCTTTCGATTATTATTTTTTAAAACATTACAATTTAAAATAAAGCTCCTACTTTTCAATACTAGTTCATTATAGAAGATTAAATTATAGATGTAAAGAAAAAATTAAGGCTAACCTAAACTTTTTTGTAAAAAAATTAGACCCAAGGTCTAATCTTATTCTAATATTCTTCTGAAAAATTCATTTCAAGGTCTGGGAGAAAGCTTTCTTCGACTCCCTTAACAAAATGAAGTCCCGCAAGTTCAGCCTTTATTTGCTCATAATCCTCTTCATTGACATAAATCTTTACATAACGCAGCCTTTTTGAGGTATAAACAAAATCACCATATTTTTTAAGTCTTCTTACATGCTTGTAACTGTTATAGTAGACATATAAGGCCCTTCTTTTTTGGAGTTCAAATTTAACTTCCACAAGATTCCCCCCTTCCGTGATGACCCTTTTTTGAAAACGGTAGTCCCTCATCAATACTTATATCTTCTGAGATAGTAGCTGCTATATCCCTAGTTAAATCAGCTAGAAGGCCCTGCAAATCATTTTCTGCAAGCCTTAATTTATAAACATGCTCATTGAGGTTTACCTCCCTCTGGAGCCCTCTTATCTCCCTTTGAAGCTCTTTTAACTCCGGCCGGTAGGGTAAATAAGCCTCATTTTCTGCTAAAAGTTGATTTTTTTCTAGTAGGTCTTTAAGCTGTTCTTGAAGAAAAATATCTGCTTCAAAATCCGCCTGGGCCTTCTTGTAATTATTCACCTGATCAAAGGATAAAAAGCTGGCAACTATTTTATCAATTACATCATCTATTTTTGCTAAACTTTCATTTACAATTAACATGCCCTTATTATAGCAAATATTTTAATTTGGCAAAGCTTTAACCCTATAACTTTCTCTAGTCCCTACTATAAAAAAGGCTATTTCTATGTTAAAATACTAATTAATGAAATTTTGAAAGAGGTTACCATGGAAGAATATTTTGATAAACTATCTGCTAAAAATAAGGATTACTTAATCACTGTTTCAAGGCAGCTCAGTGAAAACGGAAAAAGTAAGGATCAAATTGATGAGATTTTTAAAGAGCATATAGATGAAATCATAAGCCATCAGGAAAGAGGGATTCCTGCCCGTAACTTCCTAGGTACTCCAAGTGCTTTTGCTGGTCAGTTCATCGAAAAAAATGACCAAGGAGCAAAGACTGAAAGTAAGACTGTAAACACTAACAAATACCTCATGTGGCTTGATAACTTCCTGTTACTTCTTGGAGTTCTTGCTGCTGTTAATGGTGGAGTTGGGCTTTTCAGTAAAAACCCTCAGACCTACGGAATAATAACCCTATTAATTATGAGTGCAGGTGCAGGTCTTATCATGAGCCTCATGTACAATAATTTTTCTAAAAAGGATGAGCAAAAATCAGGTGGTCGTTTTAAATCATTTGCCTTTATGACCCTTGCTATGTTTGCCTGGATTGCAGTTTTTGTTCTTGCTTCCCTTCTGCCGCAAGCAATCAACCCAACCCCATCACCACTTGTAACCCTAATAATTGGTCTAGTGGCCCTAGTAGTCCGCTACTTTGTTAAAAAACACTATAACATTCAAAGCTCAATGACTAACTACCAGTCTAAATAAAAAGAAAAAGATAATCTAAATTAGATTATCTTTTTTATTTTTTATGAGTTATTGATGGCTGTAAAAAAACCATTTAAAAACACATCAATAACAAGATCAGCAAGTTCTTCAGCACTTAGTTTATTATCCTCTTGGGTAAAGGACTTAAATGTTTGAATTAAAATATCAACAGAGTATAATCCGAGTAAGGAAGTTTTTTCATTTTTTTCAACTTCCAAGTGTCTATTGGAGAAGAAACTTTGATTGAGTTCCTTCTTTAATTTTTCAGAAAAACCTGACCCTGCATTATCACTTAAGAGGCAATTGATTTCTTTAGCGTAAATTTTAAGATGGTTTAGATGCTCAATAACATTTTCTCTTATAAAGTCTGTGTCATCATAGTTAAAGTCAGCTGGCCTTTTACCCTTCATACCAGATAAAATTTCATCTTCCATTTCATCAATTAGGTTGTATTTATCTTCGTAGTACCTATAAAAGCTACTTCTATTTAATTCAGCCTGATTTACAATGTCATTTATGGTTATCTGGTCGAATCTTTTATCAGCCATTAGACTTATCAGGGCAGATTTTATTTTCTTTCTGGTTGTTTCAGTTTTTTTGGTATATTCCATAATCCCTCCAACCTCCACATTTTAGCACAAATTTATATAATATGTCTTATTTAAGACATATTGATGATTTTTGAACTAGAAAATAACTTGTAAGAGGCCTATAATTTAAAAAGTTTTATTAAGTAATTTTTAAGAAAGGATTTACAGATCAAATGAATGAAACTAACAAAAATTATGACATTCATGGAAAAGAATATAACCGCTACGGCGTTCTCTTCCTGATATTGATTGCGACTTTTGCGGGGGCCCTTATGCAGACCTCACTTGGTACTGCTATACCTACCCTAATGAAGGCTTTTGATATCGACTTAAATACTGCCCAACAGGCAACAACCTGGTTCCTCCTTGCTAATGGAATCATGGTTCCATTATCGGCCTTTCTGGCTACTAAGGTATCGACAAAATGGCTCCATATCTTTGCCTATGCTACCTTATTAATTGGGATTTTAGCAACTGCTCTAACGCCTGAGAATAGTTCATCTTGGTGGATCTTTATCATCGGACGTGTCCTTGCTGCGATTGCAGTTGGTATTATGATGCCCCTCATGCAAATTGTTATATTAAACATGTTTGCTCCTAAAGAACGCGCACTTGCCATGGGGCTTAGTGGGCTTGTAGTTGGTATGGCACCAGCCATTGGGCCAACTCTATCTGGATGGATTCTTGAAAAAGATCATATCATTTTCGGTTTAACAATTTCTAATTCTTGGAGAACTATCTTCGTTATCCCTGCAATTGTAATTGGTATCGCCCTTGTTCTTGCACCATTCTTGATGAAAGACATCATCCATACTAAAAATATTAAACTGGACTACCCGTCTCTTATCCTATCAGTTGTTGGTTTCGGTGCCTTCCTTTGGGGATTCACAAACGTTGCCTCACATGGTTGGAGCGACTTCGCACGCGTTATCCTTCCAATTGCAAGTGGTGTCCTACTTCTCGTAATTTTTGCATTTAGACAACTTAAACTACCTGAACCTTTCCTTGATATTAAGGTCTTCAAGGTTAAAGAATTTACAATTCCAACTATTGGATTAATCCTTTCAACCATGGCCATGTTCGGAGTTGAGATGATGCTTCCAACTTATATGCAAAATATACATGGTTTATCACCTCTAAATTCAGGTCTTGCCCTTCTACCAGGTGCCCTTATGATTGGTCTAATGTCTCCAGTAAATGGTATCCTTTATAATAAGGTTGGAGTTAAGAAGATGGCCTTCCTTGGTTTCATCATCTTAGGACTTGGTACCCTACCATTTGTCTTCCTAACTGAAGCTACTCCAGTTAGCCTGATTGTTGTCTTATATGGAATTAGGATGTTTGCTGTTGCCATGCTTATGATGCCTCTTACAACATCTGCTATGGCAGCTCTACCAGTTGAAAAAGCAACCCACGGTACTGCAGCTAACAATACTTTAAGACAGATTGCTTCATCAGTTGTTGTTGCCCTTCTAACTTCAATCACTCAAAACATTATCAATACTAATACACCAGCATCTTCACTTAAGGAAGCAAATCCTATGGAGTATGCAGATAAAATGCTTATTGCTTCTATGGACGGTTTCCGTGTAGCCTTTGCTGTAGGTTTAAGTTTTGCGGTTATTGGACTAATCTTTGCCTTCTTCCTAAAAGGAAATAAAAATACAGATAGTGAGGGAGAAAAATAAATGATACTTTATATTATAGTTGCCCTAACAATTTTAAGCTTCCTAAGTTGGCTAGTTCTTAAGAACAAAGTCCTAAGAGTAACCCTTGGAAGTATTTCAACAATCTTACTTTTTGGAGCAGTTGGCCTTCTTTCTCTTAATATGTCTGACCACTACGGCATGGAAGAAAAAACTGTTACAAGTGAAACAAGTGATATTTTTACAGCAGGTGATACTTCATCTCCTGCCAATATGTTAATTGCTAACCAAATCGGTAGCGACTCTGGAAATTATGCCATGGTCTTTCGTGACCAGGCTAGTGATGCACAGGCCAGTGCCCACTTTGTTCCAAATCAAGATGATATCGTAAACTCTGTTAAAAAATCTGCTAGCTATGAATTATCAGATTCAGCTAAAAGTGCAAATATAGTCACCAAAAAAACTTACTGGGTTTATAAGTCAGATTTCTATAAGAATCTGTTTGAATTAAAGACAGATGATGAGGATATTAACTTAATCTCTGAGAAGACAACTGTTAACTTGCCTAAGGATAGCTGGGTAGTTCTATCAGCTGATCAGGCTAAAAAACTTGGTGAAAAACAAGCCAGCGTAACAGATGAGCAAAAGGCTGCTCAAAAAACTGCCATGGAAACTGCTATTAAAACAAAGGTTGCAGAATACATGGCTCAAAATAAAAATGCCAGCAAGGAAGATATTGAAGCATTTACAAAAACTGAAGCAACTAAACTTGCTGTTGAATCAATCAATACCGCCCTTAAAGGACTTAATTAAAAACAAAGAAAAAACTTCAAGAAATCTTGAAGTTTTTTTCTTTTATGCTTGGACTTTTTCGTCCTTTAATTGTTTACTTCTTAGCTGACCACAAGCTGCATCGATATCTGTTCCATGTTCCTGACGAATAACACAGTTGATTCCATTCTTCTTAAGAATATCATAGAAGGCTAGGACATCTTCTTTTGAAGACCTGCTGTATTGGTCGTGTTCACTTACTGGGTTGTAAGGAATTAAGTTAACATAAACTAACTTTTTCTTATCCTTTAATAGGTCAGCAAGCTCTTGGGCATGGTGACGTCTATCATTAACACCTGAAAGCATAATGTACTCAAATGTTACACGGCGGTTAGTTTCTTCGATGTAATAGTCAATTGCTTCAAACAGTTTTTCGATTGGAAAACTTCTGTTGATACGCATG
Proteins encoded:
- a CDS encoding YlbG family protein — its product is MEVKFELQKRRALYVYYNSYKHVRRLKKYGDFVYTSKRLRYVKIYVNEEDYEQIKAELAGLHFVKGVEESFLPDLEMNFSEEY
- a CDS encoding YlbF family regulator, whose product is MLIVNESLAKIDDVIDKIVASFLSFDQVNNYKKAQADFEADIFLQEQLKDLLEKNQLLAENEAYLPYRPELKELQREIRGLQREVNLNEHVYKLRLAENDLQGLLADLTRDIAATISEDISIDEGLPFSKKGHHGRGESCGS
- a CDS encoding DUF1129 family protein; translation: MEEYFDKLSAKNKDYLITVSRQLSENGKSKDQIDEIFKEHIDEIISHQERGIPARNFLGTPSAFAGQFIEKNDQGAKTESKTVNTNKYLMWLDNFLLLLGVLAAVNGGVGLFSKNPQTYGIITLLIMSAGAGLIMSLMYNNFSKKDEQKSGGRFKSFAFMTLAMFAWIAVFVLASLLPQAINPTPSPLVTLIIGLVALVVRYFVKKHYNIQSSMTNYQSK
- a CDS encoding TetR/AcrR family transcriptional regulator → MEYTKKTETTRKKIKSALISLMADKRFDQITINDIVNQAELNRSSFYRYYEDKYNLIDEMEDEILSGMKGKRPADFNYDDTDFIRENVIEHLNHLKIYAKEINCLLSDNAGSGFSEKLKKELNQSFFSNRHLEVEKNEKTSLLGLYSVDILIQTFKSFTQEDNKLSAEELADLVIDVFLNGFFTAINNS
- a CDS encoding MDR family MFS transporter, with protein sequence MNETNKNYDIHGKEYNRYGVLFLILIATFAGALMQTSLGTAIPTLMKAFDIDLNTAQQATTWFLLANGIMVPLSAFLATKVSTKWLHIFAYATLLIGILATALTPENSSSWWIFIIGRVLAAIAVGIMMPLMQIVILNMFAPKERALAMGLSGLVVGMAPAIGPTLSGWILEKDHIIFGLTISNSWRTIFVIPAIVIGIALVLAPFLMKDIIHTKNIKLDYPSLILSVVGFGAFLWGFTNVASHGWSDFARVILPIASGVLLLVIFAFRQLKLPEPFLDIKVFKVKEFTIPTIGLILSTMAMFGVEMMLPTYMQNIHGLSPLNSGLALLPGALMIGLMSPVNGILYNKVGVKKMAFLGFIILGLGTLPFVFLTEATPVSLIVVLYGIRMFAVAMLMMPLTTSAMAALPVEKATHGTAANNTLRQIASSVVVALLTSITQNIINTNTPASSLKEANPMEYADKMLIASMDGFRVAFAVGLSFAVIGLIFAFFLKGNKNTDSEGEK
- a CDS encoding DUF4811 domain-containing protein codes for the protein MILYIIVALTILSFLSWLVLKNKVLRVTLGSISTILLFGAVGLLSLNMSDHYGMEEKTVTSETSDIFTAGDTSSPANMLIANQIGSDSGNYAMVFRDQASDAQASAHFVPNQDDIVNSVKKSASYELSDSAKSANIVTKKTYWVYKSDFYKNLFELKTDDEDINLISEKTTVNLPKDSWVVLSADQAKKLGEKQASVTDEQKAAQKTAMETAIKTKVAEYMAQNKNASKEDIEAFTKTEATKLAVESINTALKGLN